The Victivallaceae bacterium genome contains a region encoding:
- a CDS encoding 2,3-bisphosphoglycerate-dependent phosphoglycerate mutase, with protein MPLLILLRHGKSVWNEKNLFTGWVDIPLSETGINEALKAGSVIRHLPVDIIYTSCLVRSLMTALLAMTSHESGKVPFLVHDEDSKAFEKSFFDNPEEKKQLIPLIQNSSLNERMYGKLQGKNKAATEKEFGKEQVALWRRSFRTQPPEGESLFDTAQRAVPYFNDFIKKDLDNDKNVLIAAHGNSLRSLVMEIDRLSEEEVLSLEIPTGYPIIYKYENGNFSKYR; from the coding sequence ATGCCTCTACTCATCCTACTACGTCATGGAAAATCCGTTTGGAATGAAAAAAATTTATTTACGGGCTGGGTAGACATCCCGTTAAGCGAGACCGGAATTAACGAAGCTTTAAAAGCCGGTTCGGTCATTCGTCACTTACCGGTAGACATTATTTACACTTCTTGCTTGGTCCGAAGTCTTATGACCGCCTTACTCGCGATGACAAGTCATGAATCGGGTAAAGTTCCGTTTTTGGTTCATGATGAAGATTCCAAGGCGTTTGAAAAATCATTTTTCGATAACCCGGAAGAAAAAAAGCAACTTATTCCTCTTATTCAAAATTCGTCACTTAACGAAAGAATGTACGGTAAGCTTCAAGGAAAAAATAAAGCCGCTACGGAAAAGGAATTCGGGAAAGAACAAGTGGCTCTTTGGAGAAGAAGTTTCCGAACTCAACCTCCTGAAGGAGAAAGTCTTTTCGACACTGCTCAAAGGGCAGTTCCTTACTTCAATGACTTTATTAAGAAAGATCTGGATAACGATAAAAACGTTTTAATAGCCGCTCACGGTAATTCGTTGCGTTCTCTAGTTATGGAAATAGACCGGCTTAGTGAAGAAGAAGTCCTTTCATTGGAAA